A stretch of DNA from Nocardioides sp. Arc9.136:
CGCCCCAGGCCCTGGCGCAGCTCGCCCACCACCGAGTCGACGACCGCCACGAGGTCGCCGGAGGACTCCTCCGCGACGGCCCGCTGCCGCTGGTAGGACGCCCCGCGCCCGGGGACGTCGGCGACCGACGCCAGCTCCGCGGAGCACCCGAGCCGCTCGGCGACCGGCTCGAGCCGCGCCACGAGGTCGACCAGGTCGTCGGTGACGAGCCGCTCGTTGGAGTCCGCGTCGAGGATGACGATGGCGTCGAGGCCGTACCGCGCGGCCCGCCACTTGTTCTCCTGCACGTGCCACGGCGGCATCGTCGGCAGCTGCTCGCCGGCGGCCGCCCGGGTGTCGAGGTCGACGACCAGGCACTGGCAGAGGGCGACGATGGCGGCGAGGTCCTCGAAGGAGGAGACGCCGTCGCACACCCGGTTCTCCAGGGTGCCCAGGTGGGGTGCGGGCCGCACGTCCCACCGGATCTCGCTGAGCTCGTCGATGACACCGGTGTGCAGCTGGTCGCCCGCGAAGGACTCGAACTCCGACCAGTGCTGGAACTGGAAGGGCAGCCCCGCGGTCGGCAGCTGCTGGAACATCAGCGCGCGGTTCGAGGCGTAGCCGGTGTCGACGCCCGCCCAGATCGGCGACGACGCCGAGAGCGCCTGCAGGTGCGGGTAGTGGTTGAGCAGGGAGGACAGCACCGGCATCACGCGCTCCTGCTCGGGCAGGCCGACGTGGACGTGCACGCCCCAGATCAGCATCTGCCGGCCCCACCACTGGGTGCGGTTGATCAGCTCCTCGTAGCGGTGACCCTCGGTCAGCTGCTGCGCGGTCCAGGACGCGAACGGGTGGGTGCCGCCGCCGTACAGGTCGACACCCAGCTCGTCGGCGACCGGCACCACCGCCTCGAGGGCGTGCCGGAGCTCAGTCACCGCCTCGTCGACGGTCCGGCAGACCCCGGTCACGACCTCGACGGTGTTGCGGAGCAGCTCCTTGTGCAGCTGCTCGGGGCTGGCCATCCGCGGCCGGGCGGCGTCGATCAGCTCCGAGGCGGCGTTGACCAGGTCGCGGGAGCCGCGGTCGACCAGCGCGAGCTCCCACTCCACCCCGATGGTGGGCTCGGGCGAGGGCCGGAAGTCGATCCGCACGGCACCAGCGAAGCACACCGGCGGGCGCCGGGCGCCGGCGCGCTCCCCGCCGGCGCTCAGAGCCGGGCCAGCCACCCCTGGGCGGTGCCGTCGTACGGCGCGGCGCCGGCCTCGGCGAGCGCGCGGACCCGCTCGCAGGAGGCGACGGCCAGGTCGCAGACCTCCGGCGGGTAGCCCAGCGTCACCCGGTGCTCGGCGAACTCGTCCTCGTCGTCGACCCACACCCGTCCGGTCGGACCGCGCAGCACGTCGAGGTCGAGGTCGACCGCCCGCAGGACGGTGCCGTCCCAGACCGGCGGCGTCGTCATGTCGACGTAGGCGTCGAGCGGTCCGCCCTCCCCGTGGAAGGTCGCCAGCCACGCGCGGCCCAGCTCGGGACCGGCCGGCGGGACCAGCACGACCTGGTCGGTGGGGGCGACGTACGACGCCCCGGGCCGTGACATCGGGGTGCCCGCGCGCAGCCCCAACCAGTCGCCGTGGACGTCCGTGCCGAGCACGACGGCCTCGAAGGTCCAGTGCGGCACAGCGACCCACTTGGTCATCGTCACAGCGACCCGGGAGCCGGCCGGGGGAGCCTCCGAGAGCGACATGGGCCCTGTCTAGCATCGGCGCCATGTCGGCGTCGGAGGAGTCCTCGGTCCGCACCATCACCCAGACCCTGGACCT
This window harbors:
- a CDS encoding DUF402 domain-containing protein, which translates into the protein MSLSEAPPAGSRVAVTMTKWVAVPHWTFEAVVLGTDVHGDWLGLRAGTPMSRPGASYVAPTDQVVLVPPAGPELGRAWLATFHGEGGPLDAYVDMTTPPVWDGTVLRAVDLDLDVLRGPTGRVWVDDEDEFAEHRVTLGYPPEVCDLAVASCERVRALAEAGAAPYDGTAQGWLARL
- a CDS encoding glutamate--cysteine ligase encodes the protein MRIDFRPSPEPTIGVEWELALVDRGSRDLVNAASELIDAARPRMASPEQLHKELLRNTVEVVTGVCRTVDEAVTELRHALEAVVPVADELGVDLYGGGTHPFASWTAQQLTEGHRYEELINRTQWWGRQMLIWGVHVHVGLPEQERVMPVLSSLLNHYPHLQALSASSPIWAGVDTGYASNRALMFQQLPTAGLPFQFQHWSEFESFAGDQLHTGVIDELSEIRWDVRPAPHLGTLENRVCDGVSSFEDLAAIVALCQCLVVDLDTRAAAGEQLPTMPPWHVQENKWRAARYGLDAIVILDADSNERLVTDDLVDLVARLEPVAERLGCSAELASVADVPGRGASYQRQRAVAEESSGDLVAVVDSVVGELRQGLGR